In Pristis pectinata isolate sPriPec2 chromosome 19, sPriPec2.1.pri, whole genome shotgun sequence, the following proteins share a genomic window:
- the LOC127580644 gene encoding potassium voltage-gated channel subfamily A member 1, translated as MTVIAGDNLDEASALPGHPQDSYPPDNDDHECCERVVINISGLRFETQLKTLAQFPNTLLGNPKKRMRYFDPLRNEYFFDRNRPSFDAILYYYQSGGRLRRPVNVPLEMFSEEIKFYELGEEAMEKFREDEGFIREEERPLPENEYQRQVWLLFEHPESSGPARGIAIVSVMVILISIVIFCLETLPQLKDDRKRIMQVGNATMPYKSNILTDPFFIVETLCIIWFSFELIVRFFACPSKADFFKNIMNFIDIVAIIPYFITLGTELAEEEEGNVSGEQATSLAILRVIRLVRVFRIFKLSRHSKGLQILGQTLKASMRELGLLIFFLFIGVILFSSAVFFAEADDPDSFFTSIPDSFWWAVVSMTTVGYGDMYPVTIGGKIVGSLCAIAGVLTIALPVPVIVSNFNYFYHRETEGEEQAQYLHVSCPNIASDSDLRSRSSSTISKSEYMEIEEDVNNSIDNFREANLRTGNCTVANQNCVNKSKLLTDV; from the coding sequence ATGACCGTGATCGCCGGCGACAACTTGGACGAAGCGTCGGCGCTGCCCGGCCACCCTCAGGACAGCTACCCGCCGGACAACGATGACCACGAGTGCTGCGAGCGGGTGGTCATCAACATCTCGGGGCTGAGGTTCGAGACGCAGCTGAAGACCCTCGCCCAGTTCCCCAACACGCTGCTGGGCAACCCCAAGAAGAGGATGCGCTACTTCGACCCTTTGCGCAACGAGTATTTCTTCGACAGGAATCGCCCCAGCTTCGACGCCATCCTCTACTACTACCAGTCGGGCGGCCGGCTCCGCAGACCGGTCAACGTGCCGCTGGAGATGTTCTCGGAAGAGATCAAGTTTTACGAACTGGGCGAAGAGGCGATGGAGAAATTCCGCGAAGACGAAGGCTTCATCCGGGAAGAGGAGCGACCCTTGCCCGAGAACGAGTACCAGAGGCAAGTGTGGCTGCTGTTTGAGCACCCGGAGAGTTCGGGACCGGCCCGGGGCATCGCCATCGTCTCGGTGATGGTCATCCTCATCTCCATCGTGATCTTCTGCCTGGAGACCCTGCCCCAGCTGAAAGACGACAGGAAGCGCATAATGCAGGTGGGCAACGCCACCATGCCCTACAAGTCCAACATCCTGACCGACCCCTTCTTCATCGTGGAGACCCTGTGCATCATCTGGTTTTCCTTCGAGCTCATCGTCCGCTTCTTCGCCTGCCCCAGCAAAGCGGACTTCTTCAAGAACATCATGAACTTCATCGACATCGTGGCCATCATCCCCTACTTCATCACGCTGGGCACCGAGCTGGccgaggaggaggagggcaaCGTGAGCGGGGAGCAGGCCACCTCGCTGGCCATCCTGCGAGTTATCCGGCTCGTCCGGGTGTTCCGGATCTTCAAGCTGTCCCGGCACTCGAAAGGCCTCCAGATCCTGGGCCAGACTCTTAAAGCCAGTATGAGGGAGCTGGGACTGCTCATCTTCTTTCTCTTCATCGGAGTCATTTTGTTCTCCAGCGCCGTGTTCTTCGCAGAAGCCGACGACCCCGACTCCTTCTTCACCAGCATCCCGGACTCTTTCTGGTGGGCTGTGGTGTCAATGACCACCGTGGGTTACGGGGACATGTACCCGGTCACCATCGGAGGCAAGATCGTGGGATCCCTGTGCGCCATCGCCGGGGTCCTGACCATCGCGCTGCCCGTGCCCGTCATTGTGTCCAACTTCAACTACTTCTACCACCGGGAGACCGAGGGGGAGGAGCAAGCTCAGTACCTGCACGTTAGCTGCCCGAACATCGCCTCGGACAGCGACCTGCGAAGCCGCAGCTCCTCCACCATCAGCAAGTCGGAGTACATGGAGATCGAAGAAGACGTGAACAACAGCATAGACAATTTCAGAGAAGCAAACCTCAGAACTGGCAACTGCACTGTAGCGAACCAAAACTGTGTgaacaaaagcaaactgctgacaGATGTTTAA